One region of Mangifera indica cultivar Alphonso chromosome 3, CATAS_Mindica_2.1, whole genome shotgun sequence genomic DNA includes:
- the LOC123212429 gene encoding flowering-promoting factor 1-like protein 3, with product MAGVWVFKDGVVRLVDGESSRRVLVHIPTNEVITSYAVLERKLLALGWERYYDDPSLLQFHKRSTVHLISLPKDFNKFKSMHMYDIVVKNRNVFEVRDM from the coding sequence ATGGCAGGCGTTTGGGTTTTCAAAGATGGGGTTGTTCGCTTGGTTGATGGTGAGTCCTCTCGCAGAGTGTTAGTGCATATTCCCACCAATGAAGTTATCACTTCTTACGCAGTTCTTGAGCGTAAACTCTTGGCTCTCGGATGGGAGAGATACTATGACGATCCTTCTCTTCTTCAGTTTCATAAAAGATCCACCGTCCATCTTATCTCTCTTCCTAAAGACTTCAACAAGTTCAAGTCCATGCACATGTACGACATCGTTGTGAAGAATCGCAACGTTTTCGAAGTTAGAGACATGTAG